The DNA window CAACCCATTCCTTTCAAACGAAGATATGAATGAGTACCCTCTGTAACCATGTGCACGCATACATCTGCACACCTTCCTACACAGACATGGGATTTACACCCATCCCCACGGTCGGTCCCACTGCTCGTGGCTCTAACTGAGTTCTATCACACCACGTGCCACCCACCCACCTGGTTTCTGAGCCCGGCCTCCTCGCGCCTGCGCTCACTATTTGCTCCACCAAGAAGGGCAGGGAGCACCCCTCGCAAAACAGGCGAGGCAAAACAGAGGACTTGCTGCCCGCAAACAATGTTGCTGTTTGCACAAAAGGCAGCGTTTGCTCTTTCCCATCCGTTAGTCCGTCAGGTAAATAATGCACGTGCCAAAACACACACTTAATGAGGTAAATAATATGCCTTGAGTAATGGCTAAATCTGTATTTACCTGCGAGACCAGAGAAACTCGGAAGGACCAGATTAGGAGATAATTGCGGCTGAGCAGGTTGTGTGCTTCGGGTAAACACACATTTGGTAACCTTCCCTTCCCAAGGTTTTGAGTGAAAGGCAAAAATCAAAGGAGCTGGGAGGTTTAAGACTCAATCACTGCCCACAGTGCCAATTCCATGATGCAAACGTGTCCCCACTTTGTGACATTTTGAGGGGCTGTTTGCTTTATTAAAGCTGTGTGCCAGGCGGCAGACACCCAGAAAACTGAGAACTCAAGTTACCAGACCATAATAAACAGCTACCCTGCAAGCCCAACACTGTATTTATCCTAAAGGGGCTCAGCTCTACCTATTGCTTTTTCATCTACGGCTTTTACTGTCATTAATAAACGCATTACAGCCAAATAGAAGTTAGTTATATTCACTTCTAATCTGCCCCAGATAAGAGGTATTTAAGGTATGCATGCTTTAAATCTTCAAGCTACTGGCTATGAATCTCAAGGCCCATCACAGGAAATATAATATCTCAGAATAAAGCAGCTTGTAAGTTAGTTGCAGTAAAACCTGGTCTTTAGCCTACTGCATAAAGTAAAATATACAGTTGGAGCAGGCAGGCTCCAACCCCTATATCAAACACAGGCAATAAAACATACATTATCCACCCCTACACAGCAAGATCAGTACTTCTGTAACGTAACTTAACCGGCAAGACCAGACATACTCCACACAAATCTTTGAGCTGCACAGCGGTGCAGAGGTCCCCAAGCCACTGAGTCCACACAGCAAAATAAACTGGCCATCTCAGCAGGACTTAGGCACATCACCAGATGGATGTGGCTGCACATCTGCAGGCCCTGGCAGGTCTGTGCCACACAAGTACTGTGGGACATCAGCAGAAGGAAACAACAGCTAAGACCCACTGACTGCTTACACTAACAACTCCTGCATCGGTCCATGCCCAATGATGGGATCAGGCTCCTCAGCGTAAAAGcagcctccctccctgccctcctgtgTAGCAAAGGGAGCGATGCTCTGAACAAAGGTGCACGAGTGGGGTACTGGATGCTGACTCCCTTACGCAAACGGCATACAAATGAGAGCAACCCCATTGCAAAGTCTGCACTTTCAGCCAAATGAAGTTTTAACTACATGTTTACCCAGCCCCTGCTCTAGGTGCCCTGGAAAGACCTCACATCATCTTCTTTGGCAAGGTCAGAATGCCTCAGAGCACAAGAGAGCTGGTGAGCAAACACACTTTATTAGAAGTCATGTAAAGCATTTATAACAACTACGACAATGCAAAGCACCAGTAATTAtcccatatttttttctagcagaCAATCATACAAGCAATGCAGCTTCAGAAATTAGAAACCCAGCTCTATCCATATAAATCCACATGTTCAGTGATTCCATTTCCAAACCTGCATAAAACAccacatacatatatatttcttACGCACGCAGGGTCAGATTATAATCTGACAGTGCAAGCTGTCACATCTGGCATTCAACCCTACTAGGTTAATATTTCATATCACACAGCTCCAATTCCTTCCACAGATACGTACTAAGCATAATGGGACCATGAACTAAGGCTGGACCTCAGGAATGATTTTGACAGATTGTACACAGACCTGGGAAAATGTGACAGTACTTCACATTCATAACAGCCAATAACATGGGAAATGGCTACGTGTGGTGGGCTTCAGCTGGAAGATAAAGTTTGCATTATATGCTGCACAACAGCATGTGCCACCCGTGGCTCTAATCAGcaactgtcttttaaaaatgattaAAGATAAATTAATCTCTGGATACGAACTGCAGGTATGGAGGCAAGCACAGGCTGATCGCAGCTCCTGTGCATTAGTGGTCCAAGTACTAAAGCACCACAGTCTGATCACCAGCAAGCAAGAAAAGCCAGGAGAAAGGCAAGTGCCCGCTGTAGGTACTGGCTTGCCCAGGGCCCCACTGAGCATGAAGCAGGGAATCAGCACCAGCGGCTGTCATGCTCCAGGCTTCccatcagggaagctgctgtgaGCAGCAAGGAACAGGATGGGGAAGTCCATCCACACGAAGGAcacccctgaaaaaaaaaaagcagggcaTTGCAAGTGCTCTCCCCCACCTGTGGAACAGCCCTGAAGCCACATATGGAGACGTGCACCATGCAAGCTTCAGAGGATTCGCATTCATCGCTGGCAAGACAAATCAGCCTATGAACTTAGACTTAATGGGTTCTTTGCACGTAACATTAATATTTACCACAACTAACTAAAATCACCAGGCAGCAAGAAAAGGCATAACTTCAACAGCTCGCCTTTAAcccaaaaccattcccctccaCTGTCCAGTTCAATAAGCTGATGTAGGGATGGGGCAAGACAAACACCTAAGTTAAGGTTGGAGTGGTGATCCAAGAAATAATGATTTACAAGAGCCTCCATTTACACATTGAATTACTTTCTTAGGGCAATATGGcccttaaaaataaagaaaacaagaaaatccttGCATTAATCTAAAGGAGAAGACAACCTGAAATCAAAAACTATAAGCAAGAAGGCTCTAGGAGTCACACACCCTGGTTTATTTCCTGCACAAAGCCTCAATAGGGGCAGCTGCGAATCCTGGCTTCTAACAGACAACTGAAGTCAAAACTAGAGCAACCAGAACCAATCCAAAATATAAGACAGGTTTGTCTTATTTTATTACATTGGAGTGtcatattttattaaatgataAAGAGTAAAAAAAGATAGGGTAATAAAGACGCTTTTTGTAGAACTAAATTGCATGCATTTAGCAACACCTGAAACAGAAGAACGAAAATGCAGGACTTCCATTCTGGTAGTTGTTCAAATGCGTACTCAGAGGTCAAATGTGAGCCCGTATTTCAGTTGTGTGATGATATAACTGAAGAACAATAgagataactttttttttttttaaatcaaccTCAacctaaaagaaaatatttcatcagtTGAACTACAGTCCAAAAATGACAGCACTTGGCTAGCATACGCAGCAGGAAATGAGAGACCAGGAACAGAACCAGCTCATCCACTGCCACTGTCCaaacttgcaaaaaaacccacgtaagtaaaacaaacaccaaaacacaaacattttagaaCTATTTTAATAATGTAACATCACTTTAGACAGGTAAATTTGCTTCTTTAATTTGTTAACCTCACAGTATCATCCCTTGAACAGGAATCCCGTACACTTCCATGGTTGCACTCCCTTCACACGTGGCTGGGTTTGTCTCCAGCGCTGCTAGAGAACCAAGCCCATGTTTGGAAAATCCGTAATATAACTTTGCCAAACTATTGCCACAGGATGCCGACATGCTGTCCCATTAATTCTTAGCCCAGATGCAACTTGGCATTAATAATTTTCGTTTCACAGCACTCCGCAATCGCAACCAGCCTCTTCCCACTGCAGATGAAGAGATCCCTGTTCTCAAGAACTTACAGtctaaaattaaatgaaatacaaGTAGTGGTAACAACATAGAAGAATGAAGGTTACAGGAGCAAAGTCAGGCAACtgctcatagaatggtttgggttggaaggaaccttaaagcctatccagttccatgggcagggataccctccactagaccaggctgctcaaggcccagtccagcctggccttgaacatctccatagaggaggcatccacaactgctctgggcaacctgggccacggcctccccaccctcattgtgattaatttcttcctaatgtctaatctaaaccttcccccttccaatttaaaaccattccccctcgtcctatcactccaggcctttttacaaagtccctccccagccttcctggagccccttcaggtactggaaggctgctctaaggttcccctgcagccttcttttctccaggttgaacaactccaactcccTCAGGCTGTTCTCAtaacagaggtgctccagccctctgatcatcttcatggccttctctgtatccattccaacagttccacacccttcttatgttggggattccagaactggacacaggactccaggtggggtctcatccGGGAGATACATGCATCTTGGtagttcaattaaaaaaaaccaatttaATCTACGTAGGTGAAACCCACACGAGACTCCACATCAGCAGGACGTGAACTTGTCCAAACAGACCACCCAGAAACCTTCCCAATAATGCACAGTACAATTCCACTCCAATTTTATTAGGCCACCTCCACTAGGCAACCCACTTTCATCAGCTCCTGGACTGGTCTCCTAAGACAGGCTttgctgtgtatttttaaaccTTCTCCAAGAGTAACTGTGGAGACACAAATGGGTCTAAGCCGGAGTCTGAAGAACTTCCACACAGTTAGGGACTGGTCACTTTGAGAGAATGTAGAAGaaggaaacaacaaaaattaaaacaaagaagcaaCAACAGAGATGCATATAGCAAAAAACCTGGAAAGGCACAGTGGAAGAGTGGATTTGCTATTAAGGAAGAGAACAGCTGCAGAGCATCAGACCAAGAATCCTCTCGTCCAGCCTCCTGGCTCTCCACAGGAGCCATAAGAAAATGCACCAGGGTGAAGCTACACAAAATAGGATTAAACCAAGCCAATAGTTCTGGGAGGCCAAAAGGAGGCAGGCCTGCCCTTCCCTCTCAGTCTTACTCTCCGGCCGATTACTTTACACCAGTTCTTAAGTTCACGTGGCCCCTCCGTGAGCCAATTCAACCACAGAAACCTGTAAAAGGACTAATGTAGTCAGAAGAAACCCACAATTAAAACAAGATAGTTTCCTGCTGATTTAGTGAGACGAATCAGCTAAGGGCCAGGCTCGATGAGCACCAAAGCTCAAAGGAGAGGATGGGCCCACACTGGACGAAGCAGGAGGGAGATGTGCCATGAAGAAGCTGTTGGCTGACTCAGACACTCACCAAACCATGTACTCTGACCAGGATACAGGCACCTGGAATGGTGTGGCACTGCAGGAAACAGAGAAGGTACCTTGGCTCTAGCAGCATAAACACAAAACTTGGAAGTCAGAAAGCCTGTCGGACCATCCTGTCCGAACCTCATGTAGCGCTAGCCGTAAAGCTCCCACATCATTATTCCTGAACTGAGCCCAAAGGCTTGAACGCCTTTCAGAATGGTTTCTGGCCTTGAATTGCAGCACCAAGTATAGAAAGTCCCCACTACCTTCACACAGCTAGCTCCAACACCCAATCCATTTGCTGTCAAAAAATAAGACATCTTAGTTTTCATTCAAATTTCCCCAGCCCTGATCTTTGGAGCAAGTTCTGAAATGTACGGCATTTCAGTACTCTCAATCCACAGCAGAGCTCCTGGAGCCAGGAGGAAGAGATTTGTAGCTACTATGCATCTAGTCAGTAAAAGCTCCTATTGCATATTGGCCTAATTTAGCGGAAAGGAGACATAGCAGGCGACCCTTTGTTTAATGGAATCTAGCACGCATAATTACTTGATTTTCATACACATGAATGCCACAGTTGTTCCAACCACTTATACAGCCACACACCTTCCTTAGCTGAAAAATTAACTTGAAGGTTAACACCTGAAAGTGCCAAATGAAGCTCAGTCTGGATTCAGGGAGACAACACTTGCATTACTCACTACCTTGGTGACTTTTGATCTTCACAAACAAACTCCAGAAGCATTAAAAGAAAGTCTGTACTTTGCCAAAGCTCTGCCCTGGTAGACAGGCAAAAGCAGGGGAGCAGCTACAATGGGACACGGTTTTCATACAAGCCAGTCTCAGTGAGCCTAGAAATCCATCCAGGGGAGATGCTGACCCTAATTTtcaaccccccaaaaaagtaACAACTGTGACATATCCTgccaatgtaaaaaaaaatccaaaacattaTTTGGTGGTGCTAGTGGTTGGGAGTCAAGTCTCTTTACCTGGACATCTGGAGAGAATACTTCTCAGCTGACATTTGGCCAGCACACATAACTTTTCtctcagcagaaagaaaagttgcCAAATGGCATCTAGCAGCAACAGCCAACATCTCTGCTCTAGGTTTGCTTGGAGAGTCAGGACttgtcctcttctctcctcaTTCCCCTGATTGTCGTTGCACCATGAGCAGCACTACAAGAGTAAAGCACCAGGAGCCTCTGCGATGACCATTTCCAGTAATAACATGCGTCAGATCCAAGGACAGACTTGTGCCAAATGCAGAGTTGATTAAGAGCCTCCAGTGCTCTCCTGCACAGCCACAGCAGCCGGCTCTACACCATTCACCTGAACTTCAGCAGACCTGAACTCTGCACTCTTTTTACTGCACCAAACCAGCTATAATTAGGCCTCCTAAAGAAATCAAATTGAAGTGTCTCTCAACTACAGAGTAGAAACATTAGGTCTTATAAGTGTATACTCAATCCAAGAACTTGATTTAGCATCAAACAcacaagcattttctttttcatcatttAATGAGTTTCTTCTTTGGGATTTTGGTAACACTGAAATCTGTTTGGAAAAATATAGTagcttaaaagagaaaacaaacaccaaTAAACCCAAGGCACCAATCATGTAGAGCAACACAAAGTTTGAGATGAACAAGAACCTTAAAAGGGCCACTCTCTGAAACAAGACAAGGATTTGGTCCACACTATAaatcaaaaaatgaaaaggtaCATTCAGTTGCAAAGGCCAAAATTCAGTACATCAAAAGGGAAACAAGAGATATGAAATTTCCCAAGTCAACACACCGAAAAGGAACCAAATGGACTCGTtacatattttaagaatattttacttattttaagaataattCATTTACAGAAAGAAACCTTCAAAGCCCAACTCGCACATCAAGTGATATGAGATGCTACAATGTTGCAAAGAGGAACTAAAGGACATGATAAATCAAGTTaccattaagaaaataaaacaaaacagtccTGGAACAACAGTCTAGCAGCATCTGATGGGTCAAGCACCTTTGTGATGCATCTGCCTGGATCTCTGCGTCCCTCATCCTTCCCAAGAGCAAGCATTAACCTATTAGAAAACTTGCTGGTCCCTTGCATCACAGCTGGAAGAATATTAAGAATTCAGACTACACAGCAGCTGTTAATCTGACCATTTCTGAAACCAAAGCCCCATAAGGAAAAGAGGTAAGTAAAGAAGTAGTAAAACAAATGTCAGACTTATTAGCAAACAGATCAGCAATGACGATGTAAATCCACCAGACACAGGACTCGGAGAAGATAGAGCATAAGGAGTAAACGACAACACCTTTTCATACATCTCAGTTTAGAAGAAACACCTGTAACAGTACAGCAGCAAGGGAAGAACAGGAGAAGAAATCCCTATGAAATAAGTAAACGGATCCTGAGCTTCTGCACTTTCTCAACTTTACTCCAGGCTAAGGATCCGAGAGAGGCGACCGGCTAAACCCCACGggataaaagaaaatgggaaaagaagcaCTTCTAAGCTTTCTCAAGTTTACTCCACATTCGAGACCCAAGAGAAGGGAGCGGTTCAGCCtcacaggataaaaaaaaacacaggggAAAACCCACATCCAAGTGCCTGTGAGCCTCCCCCCGCTGCCGCTGCCCCTCGCCCACCCTGGACGGGCTTCCCCCCCTTCCTCAAGCCCCTGGAGCCGCTGCCTGCGGGGTCCGGAGCGGGGTTACCCCGCTCCGGACCCCGCAGGCAGCGGCTCCCGGGGCCGCAGCAGCGCGGGGCCCGGCGGGGCCgagcctccctcctcccccggcccttccaccaccaccaccaccaccccccgtCCCCAGGCCGGGCCTGCACCCCGCGTCCCCGGGCCGGGCCTGCCGGGCCTGCCCTCCCCgctctcctccctttccccccccccaccgtGGCCGCGGCCTcgtccccccccgccccgcgccgcggcCGCTCCGCACCACGAGTGCCCAACGCCGCCGCTCACCTCCGCGCACTCTGACCCCCGCGCcgagcggcgccgccgccggccAATCGCAGCGCCGCCTGGCGCcgccgggggggcggggcttcctgtcccgccgccgcgccgcgcGGGGCATCATGGGGATTGTAGTCCCGCCGCGCGCCCCGCCCACCGCCCTGCCCTGCCGCGTGGCCGCGCCTCGGCGACGGTGCAGCCGCACCCCCCGCCGGGCCCCGCTGGGCCGCGCGCCTTCCGTTCCCCCCCCCAGCTCGCCTCCTCACGGCCCCCGCAGCCGCCTGTTACTCACCATGTACCTAGCTGCCCCTCCTTCCGTTCCCTCTGCCCCCTACAGTCACCCCATGTGCCACCCCATGTGTCCCAGCTGccactccttcccttccccaccagctCAACTCCTGTCCCCTGGAGTCACCTCTTACACCCCATGTGCCAAGTGCCACCTCATACATCCCATCTGTCCCAGCTCaactccttcccttccccaccagctcacctcctcctgtcccctggaGTCACCTCATACACCCCATGTGCCCAGGTGCCACCTCATACATCCCATGTGTCCCAGCTGCcactcctccccttccccacctgctcacctcctcctgccccttgcAGTCATCTCTTACACTTCATGTGCCCAGCTGCccctcctgcccttccctctgcccctaCAGTCACCCCACGTGccactccagctggaggccagttccaagtggggttccccagggctcagtgctgggtccagccctgttcaatgtctttatcaatgacctgggtgaaggcatcgagtgcacccttagcaagtttggggacgacactaagctgggtgggagtgtggatctgctggagggcagggaggctccaaagggatctgaacaagctggaccgctgggctgagtccaatggcatgaggtttaacaaggccaaatgccgggtcctgcacttggggcacaacaaccctgagcagctacagactaagTAGCTGGAAGAGGTCTGGCTGGAagactgcctggaggagaaggacctggggaggggctcttgatgagggagtgcagggataggatgagggggagcggttttaagcttaaagaggggagatttagatgagatattagggagaaatatgaggatggctcaggttgcccagaggagtcgTGGGTGCCCCAACCCGCGAGGTGTTCAAGGAATGAAAAGCTGGATGaagctttcagcaacctgatccagtgggaggtgtccctgcccatggtggggggtttggaactggatgagctttatggttgcttccaacacaaaccatcctatgatccTGTGACACTCGCATCTTACCTGCAGTGATACCAAATCTTTAGCTCATGCCCCCATGCGTAACCTTTGGAAAGCGAAATTACAAGCATACTAGCTGGGGCCATTGGCCACTTTGCTCCCTTCTTCGTCCCTCACGTTGACTCATGCCCTCACATTCCAAGGCAGCAGCTCCTTCACACCATCCCAGATAAATCCACATGTGTGCTAAGAGCAAACCGAGTCATCGGCTTGCACAAATAGGACTGTGAGGGATCCTAGAGTTCACCTCACTCATCTTCTTCCTGCAGGTGGGAGCAGTCCTACCTCTTGGTCGTCTTGCTGTCTTTTTCAAATCATCCCCTTAGGCCTTTCTTTGGTTCTGTGCCTTAAAATATTAGACAAAGGCAAGCACTGGAGTGCAGAGATCACTGACTGCTGCTCATGCAAGGCTGGCAGTTTGCACCTTCCTGGCTGCCTGGTCTTATTTGCCTGATATCACTGTCTTTAACTGTGCTGCTGACTCTTCGGGATGAATTTAtctttttgctctgtttttgtATGCAATCTTGAACTTGGAAGGCTTGAATCATGAAAGTAGCATGTCAGAACTATAAAAATACCAACAGCAAACCATTTAATAATAGAAAGAGTTCCTTTAAGCCCTCTTACATTTGGCATCTCTCAGCCTCCCACCCACATAAGCAAGGGTAATGTGAAGTTTTACTTCTAAGCTTAGCTGTATCGCTGTGATTTGTCAAGCCCTTAGTGACTGATATGTGGTTTGCCAGGAGCCCAGGAGAGCAAATTGAGGGACTTTGCACAGTAGCATTCCTTGAGCAATCTGCCCCTGCCCCTCCTTATCAGGGACGGAAACTGGCTGAGACATGCTTGTAACCACGCTGCGACTCCAAAGCTTGAAATTTAGGGCTCACAGCTCACCTGTGTTTTGAGAAGGATGAAAGAAGAGACCTTCTCCCTGGTGACCTCTGCATCtagcagtaaaaataaaatttctctcAGTCTAGACAAACAATGAGTGGCTCACAGATGTGTGTCCTTTCATCAGCTAAACCTCTGCTGTTTCCCAGGTTTGTCAGGCAGCAGATTTCCTCCTGTCCATTATTTTATTGAGTGGGGAGAACCCCTTCTCCCAGCTGAGCATCTGCAATAACCAGGAGCCACATCCTGGATTCTTCCAGCCTCAATGACCCCGATAAGGTCCATGCAAGTTGTCCTCTGAAGATTGTGGGATAACAATGTAAGAACCTTCATGCAACTGCACTTTGAAATAAGTCTCTTTTTCAGGCACAGCTCTCAGCTGCCAGAGAAAGCACCCAAACCAGTTTGAGGAGATCCATGTTTTATTAAATACTGTCAGTGTTTCTGTAGTGTTCATATCTGAGCCTGTGAGTGTGCATGTCTCAAATGAACACTGCAGGCC is part of the Phaenicophaeus curvirostris isolate KB17595 chromosome 8, BPBGC_Pcur_1.0, whole genome shotgun sequence genome and encodes:
- the LOC138723728 gene encoding uncharacterized protein encodes the protein MTIPWSRCLRGPERGYPAPDPAGSGSRGRSSAGPGGAEPPSSPGPSTTTTTTPRPQAGPAPRVPGPGLPGLPSPLSSLSPPPPWPRPRPPPPRAAAAPHHECPTPPLTSAHSDPRAERRRRRPIAAPPGAAGGAGLPVPPPRRAGHHGDCSPAARPAHRPALPRGRASATVQPHPPPGPAGPRAFRSPPQLASSRPPQPPVTHHAGVPGSVEAHSLMRAGTERQHCSFPRTPGASRPAPCAPRGRPDRDRAAPPPAARRRSRSTGPARTQLRRAD